Proteins encoded together in one Nitrospirota bacterium window:
- a CDS encoding CxxxxCH/CxxCH domain-containing protein, with the protein MGFYINSTFQGGAYDGQTGVDYNNTVTTPPTTVSNTGTLQCSNIYCHSTGQGSSGGVLVGGDYKTPSWTGSVVCGDCHKLVMDSGSHTAHIGAPLSKTCSECHKNAGEGTALHANAIIEVAFNADPFSNSASYSQSPNTPGNGYGTCATVYCHSIGQGNGGTALVSGTSDYKAPAWGGTAVCGSCHDAVMASGSHTTHLAVAGYNCATCHTNAGSGTAKHADGIIDTTFNAAQAGGAGSYSQDGTPGNGYGTCSTVYCHGTISPQWGANTATASCEKCHGSAATAATGNFKDTAGNTSGARVGAHVAHLASTHNYTNDVACSQCHGVPAAATTVGHIDSALPAEVNVSRGYAAGTCSTTYCHGIGIKNGWPGGNNKTPSWGDTTYLTGVASNDCAQCHGYPPGGGHPGASPSTCKDCHPGVNPTGTGFTDPSLHVNGIVEATGGDDCNSCHTNANLSARHTVHTNPDAVLAGKKLSTSDYGNLAWWYSYSNVGGVPTMGCGYCHPQDSATHRNGTRNLNFAPNDTGAAGTLKAKNGTAINYSQNAGVSVTCSSVYCHSTGYNDGTGYVYQTTPDWYGGSFSGDKCSNCHGNSPNSGGKPGSLSHYNTNAMGMGVVGGHFVGIHYKNVFTGTTGVIKDGSNRQNAHGSTATSTTINCQTCHNSTVSMTGNDQNTVCTSCHTAPSKGTMSIDALSTTHINGTPDVVFAAGTINSKAQIRDDITTVTELSNSWLRNSGYKGGATSSDGSLTAASFNPATKSCSSVACHNGNPVTWAATNITCNSCHTSLP; encoded by the coding sequence ATGGGTTTTTATATCAATAGCACTTTTCAGGGTGGAGCCTATGATGGTCAGACTGGGGTTGACTATAATAATACCGTTACCACCCCTCCGACGACCGTCTCGAATACCGGCACCCTGCAGTGCAGCAATATCTATTGCCATAGCACAGGTCAGGGCAGCAGCGGAGGAGTCCTGGTGGGAGGGGACTACAAGACTCCGAGCTGGACTGGCAGTGTTGTCTGCGGTGATTGCCATAAATTAGTCATGGATTCAGGCAGTCACACTGCTCATATTGGTGCGCCGCTTTCAAAGACCTGTTCTGAATGTCATAAGAACGCAGGGGAAGGCACTGCTCTTCATGCCAATGCAATCATTGAAGTAGCATTTAATGCAGATCCCTTCAGTAATTCCGCATCCTATAGCCAGTCTCCAAATACACCTGGAAACGGCTATGGAACATGCGCCACCGTCTATTGTCACAGTATTGGTCAGGGCAATGGCGGGACCGCTCTTGTCTCGGGAACATCGGATTATAAGGCTCCTGCATGGGGCGGAACAGCAGTCTGCGGCAGTTGCCACGATGCGGTTATGGCATCCGGCAGCCATACCACCCATTTGGCTGTCGCCGGCTATAATTGTGCGACATGTCATACCAATGCAGGATCAGGTACGGCAAAGCATGCCGACGGAATAATCGATACGACATTCAATGCAGCACAGGCTGGCGGAGCAGGATCTTACTCGCAGGACGGCACTCCGGGCAACGGTTACGGCACATGTTCTACGGTTTATTGCCATGGAACGATCTCGCCTCAATGGGGTGCTAATACAGCCACAGCCTCTTGCGAAAAGTGTCACGGTTCAGCAGCAACAGCGGCTACCGGAAATTTTAAGGACACAGCCGGAAATACATCAGGTGCAAGGGTTGGCGCACACGTAGCGCATCTTGCGTCAACACATAATTATACGAACGATGTAGCATGTTCCCAGTGTCATGGCGTTCCTGCCGCAGCAACAACGGTGGGCCATATCGATAGCGCTCTGCCTGCTGAGGTTAATGTTTCCCGTGGTTATGCGGCCGGCACCTGCTCTACAACATATTGTCATGGAATTGGTATCAAGAACGGCTGGCCTGGTGGCAATAATAAAACGCCGTCATGGGGAGATACAACCTATCTTACCGGTGTAGCCTCGAATGACTGCGCGCAGTGTCATGGTTATCCGCCCGGCGGAGGCCATCCCGGAGCATCACCTTCAACCTGTAAAGATTGCCATCCTGGTGTTAATCCCACTGGCACAGGATTTACGGATCCCTCGTTGCATGTTAACGGCATTGTTGAGGCCACGGGCGGCGATGACTGCAACAGTTGCCATACCAATGCAAATCTGAGCGCACGCCACACTGTCCATACCAATCCGGATGCGGTTCTGGCCGGGAAGAAGCTCTCAACTTCTGATTATGGTAATCTTGCATGGTGGTATTCCTATAGTAATGTTGGTGGAGTGCCTACGATGGGATGCGGTTATTGCCACCCTCAGGACAGTGCAACGCATAGAAACGGTACACGGAATTTGAATTTCGCCCCCAATGATACCGGTGCAGCAGGGACACTCAAGGCAAAAAATGGTACGGCAATCAATTATAGCCAGAATGCCGGAGTCAGCGTGACCTGTTCGAGCGTTTACTGTCATAGCACAGGTTATAATGACGGCACGGGATATGTATATCAAACAACGCCGGATTGGTATGGTGGATCCTTCAGCGGCGATAAGTGCTCCAACTGCCACGGTAATTCTCCGAATTCCGGAGGCAAGCCCGGATCTCTTTCTCACTACAATACCAATGCGATGGGAATGGGCGTTGTGGGTGGCCACTTTGTCGGCATTCATTATAAGAACGTCTTTACCGGCACAACAGGCGTAATCAAAGACGGCAGCAACAGGCAGAACGCCCACGGATCTACTGCCACATCAACCACAATCAACTGCCAGACCTGTCACAATTCAACGGTCTCTATGACAGGCAATGATCAGAATACGGTATGCACTTCATGTCATACAGCCCCCTCAAAGGGCACTATGAGTATCGATGCCTTATCAACAACCCATATCAATGGAACACCTGATGTCGTATTTGCTGCGGGGACAATTAATTCAAAGGCGCAGATCAGAGATGATATAACAACAGTGACAGAACTGAGCAACAGTTGGCTGAGGAATAGCGGTTATAAGGGAGGCGCAACCTCCTCTGACGGATCTCTGACTGCAGCATCCTTTAACCCGGCAACCAAGTCATGCAGTTCAGTGGCATGTCATAACGGTAACCCGGTGACGTGGGCAGCCACAAATATAACCTGTAACTCGTGCCATACGAGTTTGCCATAA
- a CDS encoding NHL repeat-containing protein: MEGSFKRQTMIGVLLFFCALGMMLPTAGQAAGLPAVEQLAGITMNKSALWSPGRLAVGADGTLYVVDSYKNHILKFDRNGNYIGDISFPRVSAVAVAPNGTLYIGSHQDYAVSIVSNGKVVGHLGAGANEFRSIRDIAYDASTGLIYVIDNVGNAVRIYDESGRYANMIEGVNLPIAIEVTAEAIYIIDAPIVKDENSLTTASRVSIFDKNYSLIGTIHDYGKAQMFRPTDIAVSDGILYVTDAVTNSVLLFDEAGALLGEIQSNAGDLQTAVSLAISSNGILYVSSSDTHRIHMFAMTVGISGQQGGQQ, encoded by the coding sequence ATGGAAGGCAGCTTTAAGAGACAGACAATGATAGGAGTGCTACTGTTCTTCTGTGCGCTGGGAATGATGCTGCCGACTGCAGGCCAGGCAGCTGGGTTGCCGGCGGTTGAGCAGTTGGCGGGCATAACGATGAACAAGTCTGCTTTATGGTCTCCCGGCAGACTTGCTGTTGGAGCAGACGGTACGCTGTATGTCGTTGATTCTTATAAGAATCATATCCTGAAGTTTGACAGAAACGGCAATTATATTGGCGATATATCGTTCCCCCGCGTATCCGCTGTAGCCGTTGCCCCCAATGGTACACTTTATATCGGATCCCACCAGGATTATGCCGTCTCTATCGTCAGCAACGGAAAGGTCGTCGGCCATCTTGGGGCAGGGGCGAATGAATTCCGCTCGATCCGGGACATTGCCTATGACGCCTCGACAGGGCTAATCTATGTTATAGACAATGTCGGCAACGCGGTCAGGATATATGATGAGTCTGGTCGTTACGCGAATATGATAGAGGGCGTGAATCTGCCGATTGCAATAGAGGTGACAGCTGAAGCTATTTATATAATCGATGCCCCGATCGTCAAGGATGAGAATTCGCTTACAACAGCATCGAGAGTATCTATTTTTGATAAGAATTACAGCCTGATCGGAACAATACATGATTATGGGAAGGCACAGATGTTCCGCCCGACGGATATAGCCGTTTCTGATGGTATACTGTATGTAACGGATGCTGTCACAAACAGTGTCCTCCTTTTTGATGAGGCAGGTGCTTTGCTCGGCGAGATACAGAGTAATGCAGGTGATTTGCAGACTGCTGTATCGTTGGCAATATCCTCAAATGGCATTCTCTATGTTTCATCGAGCGATACGCACCGCATACATATGTTCGCGATGACAGTCGGGATATCCGGGCAGCAGGGGGGGCAGCAATGA
- a CDS encoding 6-bladed beta-propeller, with translation MVKAPLFFLFVAGLLVSCAPSKALIDSNALEKIFWPGPPERARIAYLWTVSSWSSGGSGGIADFFAGAPDSADPQSASRLLAPYSLFLDGEDQLFITDPGAFRVTSFNTRTGEIRHILKAGKEDFISPVGVVVFKGNVYVSDSQVKKVFIFDAVGKLSGAFDGSFERPTGLALDKERGFIYVSDTLANSVYQYTPEGKRLGSIGRKGTGPGEFNFPTHLWVDKKGVLYVTDAMNFRVEFFSPEGRFLGMFGELGDAYGELEKPKGVASDSDGNIYVVDSIRDMVKIFNREGKLLMFFGSQGKDYGQFWLPSGIFIDRKDHIYIADTYNGRIQVFKYLKEK, from the coding sequence ATGGTTAAAGCCCCGCTTTTTTTTCTTTTTGTTGCGGGCCTCTTGGTTTCCTGTGCTCCTTCCAAGGCGCTTATTGACAGCAATGCTCTGGAAAAAATCTTCTGGCCCGGACCACCGGAAAGGGCTCGGATCGCTTATCTCTGGACTGTCTCTTCGTGGTCTTCAGGGGGCAGCGGGGGTATTGCTGATTTTTTTGCCGGTGCGCCTGATAGTGCCGATCCACAGTCGGCTTCCAGATTACTGGCCCCTTACAGCCTTTTTCTGGATGGAGAAGACCAGCTTTTTATAACCGATCCTGGTGCCTTTCGGGTGACGAGCTTCAACACACGGACAGGTGAGATTAGACATATTCTGAAGGCCGGCAAGGAGGACTTTATTTCTCCTGTCGGAGTGGTAGTTTTCAAGGGGAATGTATATGTGAGCGATTCTCAGGTTAAAAAGGTCTTTATCTTTGACGCCGTTGGAAAGCTCTCCGGAGCCTTCGATGGAAGCTTTGAGCGGCCGACCGGCCTGGCCCTGGATAAGGAGAGGGGCTTTATTTATGTATCCGATACTCTTGCGAACTCCGTTTACCAATATACTCCGGAAGGGAAGAGATTGGGCAGTATCGGCAGGAAAGGAACAGGGCCGGGAGAGTTTAATTTTCCTACCCATCTTTGGGTCGATAAAAAAGGTGTTTTATATGTTACTGATGCCATGAATTTCAGGGTCGAGTTTTTTTCTCCCGAAGGTCGTTTCCTTGGCATGTTTGGAGAGCTTGGTGATGCGTACGGCGAGCTTGAAAAGCCGAAGGGTGTTGCGTCAGACAGCGACGGGAATATCTACGTTGTCGATTCAATCAGGGACATGGTGAAAATATTCAATAGGGAAGGAAAACTCCTCATGTTTTTCGGATCTCAGGGTAAGGATTATGGACAATTTTGGTTGCCTTCTGGTATTTTTATAGATAGGAAAGATCATATTTATATCGCAGACACGTATAACGGGAGAATCCAGGTTTTTAAATACCTTAAGGAAAAGTGA
- a CDS encoding autotransporter outer membrane beta-barrel domain-containing protein — MAFFQNGKFISFYKGQPLRGNSNDGNSNDSNSNDSNSNDSNASRKSGQQGGLLIPFPSFSLDYDSYTYQSGTTDRKNDYLDFRAITLAKDSEYRLEYRYYRMTDAGSTDIKDQWVEARADFHFPDLKTNRTFDIYNRYSYHTTDGSSLTDLSSRGYWLRSFGIDQQDSLSITGLANYFATDTGKGYVGSASSSYTKRFSDRFTNTASVFFGYSKSNEDPNDFALQDSAGPLTAGIADFMQYQLSRIFSVTGSLSLGVQSKETDYSLSLGLNTNARVSTSTQYSYSHSGKVNEERDIHRIEFDARTMLTRNVFLVSRNYYQTSSSYNGEKENQLFLRGDIFWNFRPYRLQLTADYQSLKNFGSTVSDSKTVFQALLSRSFRNRLSLLARVSYAKFNSGLSTLEFEPSVSWAFRRVSVVAKYTMRKTEQSAGNSIIDHRFYFALRRDFDTPLRPLFR; from the coding sequence TTGGCATTTTTTCAGAACGGTAAATTCATCTCTTTCTATAAAGGCCAGCCTCTGCGTGGCAACAGCAATGACGGCAACAGCAATGACAGCAACAGCAATGACAGCAACAGCAATGACAGCAATGCGAGCAGGAAGAGCGGACAACAAGGGGGTCTCCTCATCCCCTTTCCGAGTTTCTCCCTCGACTATGACTCGTACACATACCAAAGTGGGACGACTGATCGAAAAAACGACTATCTCGATTTCAGGGCGATAACCCTTGCAAAAGACAGTGAATACAGACTTGAATACAGATATTACCGTATGACTGATGCCGGTTCTACAGATATAAAAGACCAGTGGGTCGAAGCCCGCGCAGACTTTCATTTCCCTGACCTGAAGACAAACCGCACTTTTGATATCTATAATCGATACTCATATCATACAACTGACGGTTCAAGCCTTACCGACCTTTCGTCACGCGGTTACTGGCTGAGGAGCTTTGGTATAGACCAGCAGGATAGCCTCTCAATAACAGGTCTGGCGAATTATTTTGCCACTGATACAGGCAAGGGCTACGTTGGAAGCGCTTCGAGCAGCTACACCAAAAGATTTTCGGACCGGTTTACAAATACTGCTTCTGTTTTTTTTGGGTACAGTAAGTCCAATGAAGATCCCAACGACTTTGCCTTGCAGGACAGTGCAGGCCCCCTTACCGCCGGCATAGCAGATTTCATGCAATACCAATTATCAAGGATTTTCTCCGTCACAGGCAGTCTGAGCTTAGGCGTGCAGTCCAAAGAAACAGACTATAGCCTTTCCCTTGGTCTCAATACGAACGCCAGGGTTTCGACCTCTACACAATACTCATACTCCCACTCAGGAAAGGTGAATGAGGAGCGGGATATTCACAGGATCGAATTTGACGCCAGGACAATGCTGACAAGGAATGTCTTTCTCGTTTCGCGGAACTATTATCAAACGAGCAGCTCCTATAATGGTGAAAAAGAGAATCAGCTTTTTTTAAGGGGTGATATATTCTGGAATTTTAGACCCTATAGATTGCAGTTGACCGCTGATTATCAATCCCTGAAGAATTTTGGCAGCACAGTGTCTGACTCTAAGACAGTATTTCAGGCTCTGCTTTCAAGGTCATTCAGAAATAGACTGTCCCTTCTCGCGAGGGTGAGTTACGCCAAGTTTAATTCCGGCTTGTCAACTCTTGAATTTGAGCCCTCAGTGAGTTGGGCGTTCAGACGGGTCTCTGTGGTTGCGAAATATACCATGAGAAAGACAGAACAGAGCGCTGGAAATTCAATTATTGACCACAGGTTCTATTTCGCATTAAGGAGAGACTTTGATACGCCGCTTCGGCCTCTATTTCGATAA
- a CDS encoding peptidylprolyl isomerase: MNNMIHMKRSSPVFLAPLLPIILFLIFFVSFALAVEIENTPQPEKKAYSAEKEIAAERTIVAQVGDAEITEADLQEAVQRKVQTIYSHGQDLTQKPEYRRDALNDLIEVALLFRAAVKRGMKIPDDVVDGVVEQNKKQLGSEKGLHEVLKSRGLTMDEFRSRILQYRLANELLRDLFEKSKYSDEELKQYYEGHKENFRRPDAVHLYDILLKVEPSATEQEWLKQEERAEEILKQLQAGEAFSDLAAKNSDDPYRVKGGDLGFIHKGMLMSEEQEAAAFALQPGELSKVIRTLEGFYIMKAGEKTPGELLDFDKVKGDLAQKLQKKRFEEQKLDLLMTMRAEYPVKINITLNDKL, translated from the coding sequence ATGAACAACATGATACATATGAAGCGGAGTTCTCCGGTTTTTTTAGCCCCTCTTTTGCCTATTATCCTCTTTTTAATTTTTTTTGTTTCTTTTGCATTGGCTGTTGAAATAGAAAATACTCCCCAACCTGAAAAAAAGGCTTATTCTGCAGAAAAGGAAATTGCTGCTGAGAGGACAATTGTCGCGCAGGTAGGTGATGCAGAGATTACAGAGGCGGACCTCCAGGAGGCTGTTCAGAGAAAGGTGCAGACCATATATTCTCACGGTCAGGACCTTACCCAAAAGCCCGAATATCGAAGGGACGCGCTCAATGATTTGATCGAAGTTGCGCTCCTTTTCCGCGCAGCAGTGAAGCGGGGAATGAAGATCCCTGACGATGTTGTAGACGGGGTCGTGGAGCAGAACAAAAAACAGCTTGGATCAGAAAAGGGCCTGCATGAAGTCCTTAAAAGCAGGGGTCTGACCATGGACGAATTCCGTAGCAGGATTCTGCAATATCGTCTTGCGAATGAGCTTCTGAGAGACCTCTTTGAAAAGAGCAAATATTCAGACGAAGAACTGAAGCAGTACTACGAGGGACATAAAGAGAATTTTAGGCGGCCTGATGCTGTTCATCTTTATGATATTTTGCTCAAGGTCGAGCCCTCAGCAACAGAGCAGGAGTGGCTGAAACAGGAGGAACGTGCAGAAGAAATCCTGAAACAGCTCCAGGCGGGCGAGGCTTTTTCTGATCTTGCTGCCAAGAACTCTGATGACCCATACCGCGTGAAGGGCGGCGACCTTGGCTTTATCCATAAGGGGATGCTGATGTCTGAGGAGCAGGAGGCCGCAGCTTTTGCCCTTCAGCCCGGCGAGCTGAGTAAGGTCATAAGGACACTTGAAGGGTTTTATATCATGAAGGCAGGCGAGAAGACCCCGGGCGAGTTGCTGGATTTTGATAAGGTGAAAGGGGATCTTGCGCAGAAACTTCAAAAAAAGAGGTTTGAGGAGCAAAAGCTTGATCTCCTCATGACTATGAGAGCTGAATATCCGGTTAAAATAAATATAACGCTCAATGATAAACTCTGA